From a single Lolium rigidum isolate FL_2022 chromosome 7, APGP_CSIRO_Lrig_0.1, whole genome shotgun sequence genomic region:
- the LOC124676418 gene encoding pentatricopeptide repeat-containing protein At1g80550, mitochondrial-like: MLSLVRRRRRCLLAVPFSTLPAPAPTLDAAAVLETLSLYTNDWRRALDFFHWSASPDGANLPPTPSTLSRAVDILGKHFEFPLATSLLLAHHHPADPSFLRPALRALLNRLAAANLVDDAVRAFDSTAHSLGLRDEASFHLLLDALCDHRRVDEAHHLCFGRAAPPPFPPGTKAHNLLLRGWAKTRAWTRLRQHWLDMDTRGVAKDLHSYSIYMDALAKSGKPWKAVKVFKEMKHKRITVDVVAYNTAIHAVGLAEGVDFAIRLYRQMIEAGCKPNAATFNTIVKLLCKEGRFKEAYAFVPQMHKAGCAPNVLTYHCFFQYLTRPQEVLGLFEKMLERGCRPRMDTYVMLIKRFGRWGFLRPVFFVWKTMEEQGLTPDAFAYNTLIDALLEKGMVDMARKYDEEMLAKGLSPKPRKELGTKVPGADSDSDNALGGVF, from the coding sequence ATGCTCTCCctagtgcgccgccgccgccgctgcctcctcgCCGTCCCCTTCTCCACGctccccgcccccgcccccacgcTGGACGCGGCGGCGGTGCTGGAGACGCTCTCGCTCTACACCAACGACTGGCGCCGCGCGCTCGACTTCTTCCACTGGTCCGCCTCCCCCGACGGCGCCAACCTGCCGCCCACCCCCTCCACCCTCTCCCGCGCCGTCGACATCCTCGGCAAGCACTTCGAGTTCCCGCTCgccacctccctcctcctcgcCCACCACCACCCCGCCGACCCCTCCTTCCTCCGCCCCGCCCTCCGCGCCCTCCTcaaccgcctcgccgccgccaaccTCGTCGACGACGCCGTCCGCGCCTTCGACTCCACCGCCCACTCCCTCGGCCTGCGGGACGAGGCCTccttccacctcctcctcgaCGCGCTCTGCGACCACCGCCGCGTCGACGAGGCCCACCACCTCTGCTTCggcagggccgcgccgccgccattccCGCCGGGGACCAAGGCCCACAACCTGCTCCTCCGCGGCTGGGCCAAGACGCGCGCCTGGACGCGCCTCCGCCAGCACTGGCTCGACATGGACACCCGCGGCGTCGCCAAGGACCTCCACTCCTACTCCATCTACATGGACGCCCTTGCCAAGTCGGGGAAGCCGTGGAAGGCCGTCAAGGTGTTCAAGGAAATGAAGCACAAACGCATTACGGTGGACGTCGTCGCTTACAACACCGCGATCCACGCGGTTGGGCTCGCGGAAGGCGTAGATTTCGCGATCCGGCTCTACCGGCAGATGATTGAAGCTGGTTGCAAGCCGAATGCTGCCACTTTCAACACGATTGTCAAGCTGCTGTGCAAGGAAGGGAGGTTCAAGGAAGCGTATGCGTTTGTTCCGCAGATGCACAAGGCCGGCTGTGCGCCCAACGTGCTCACTTACCATTGCTTCTTCCAGTATCTGACTCGCCCGCAGGAGGTCCTTGGACTGTTTGAGAAAATGCTTGAGAGGGGTTGCCGGCCGAGAATGGACACCTATGTCATGCTTATAAAGAGGTTCGGGCGATGGGGCTTCCTTCGCCCAGTGTTCTTTGTATGGAAGACAATGGAAGAACAAGGGCTCACTCCAGATGCGTTTGCGTACAACACACTCATTGATGCATTGCTGGAAAAGGGAATGGTGGATATGGCTAGGAAGTACGATGAGGAGATGCTCGCAAAGGGGCTCTCACCCAAGCCAAGGAAAGAGCTAGGGACTAAGGTGCCAGGAGCAGACTCTGACAGTGATAATGCGTTGGGTGGAGTGTTTTGA
- the LOC124669410 gene encoding probable cyclic nucleotide-gated ion channel 5 yields MDRHRDTFRRLEESSPRSSVQSEIGARSSRRFSMPGFGYDSFNPLKSLMSGMRKGSGRIISLRQSLTSGAPKTAFAEDLKSFKKNIFDPQEKFLLRMNRFFFVSCIFAVGVDPLFFFLPIISNSNCIGIDKDLAVTATTIRTIIDCVYLIRVFLQFRTAYVAPSSRVFGSGELVIDPMLIAMRYIKSYFIMDFFALLPLPQIVVWRYLHSSDGPDVLATKNALVWVVLCQYIPRLLRIFPVTTDLKRTAGVFIETAWAGAGYYLLWFMLAGHNVGTLWYFLTIEREDSCWRFNCHTSAGCDPSYLYCSANHASSVSYNSWSNSTQIFKKCNGTDSAADAFNFGIYQQALVSGILVPGNFVSKLCYCFWWGLQNLSTLGQGFVTSTYPWEVLFSIAICILGLILFALLIGNMQTYLQSVAIRLEEMRVKKRDAERWMHHRSLPPQIRERVRRYERYRWLETRGVDEENLVQTLPKDLRRDIKRHLCLGLVKRVPLFENMDERLLDAICERLRPALYTEHEYILREGDPVDEMQFILHGCLESMTTDGGRSGFFNKVQLKEGDFCGEELLTWALDPKSAANFPSSTRTVKALSEVEAFSLRADELKFVASQFRRLHSRQVQHTFRFYSQQWRTWGACFVQAAWRRYYKRKMAEQRRREEEAANRQSSSSGPSLGATIYASRFAANALRGVHRLRNKTVPTIVRLPKPPEPDFGVEDAD; encoded by the exons ATGGACAGACACAGAGACACCTTTAGGAG GCTGGAAGAGTCAAGCCCTAGGTCATCTGTACAATCTGAAATAGGGGCGAGGAGCAGCCGGAGGTTCAGCATGCCTGGGTTTGGTTATGATTCGTTTAACCCATTAAAATCACTCATGTCAGGGATGAGAAAGGGTTCTGGAAGAATCATATCACTTAGACAGTCCCTTACATCTGGCGCTCCCAAGACAGCTTTTGCGGAAGACCTTAAATCTTTTAAGAAGAATATATTTGATCCTCAGGAAAAGTTCCTTTTGCGAATGAATAGATTTTTCTTCGTGTCATGTATATTCGCTGTTGGAGTGGATCCGCTCTTCTTCTTCCTACCCATCATCAGCAACTCAAATTGCATTGGTATAGATAAGGACTTGGCAGTGACAGCAACAACAATACGAACTATTATTGATTGTGTCTATCTTATTCGAGTGTTCCTTCAATTCCGCACTGCTTATGTTGCTCCATCTTCTCGAGTGTTTGGAAGTGGCGAGCTTGTGATTGATCCAATGTTAATTGCGATGCGGTACATTAAGAGCTACTTTATAATGGATTTCTTTGCATTGCTACCACTTCCACAG ATTGTAGTTTGGAGATATCTCCACAGTTCTGATGGTCCAGACGTACTGGCTACAAAAAATGCTCTGGTTTGGGTTGTATTATGTCAATACATTCCAAGGTTGCTAAGAATATTCCCCGTGACCACTGATTTGAAAAGGACAGCTGGTGTTTTTATTGAAACTGCCTGGGCTGGTGCTGGTTACTATCTTCTCTGGTTTATGCTTGCTGGTCAT AATGTTGGCACTCTGTGGTACTTCTTAACAATTGAGCGGGAAGATAGTTGCTGGCGTTTCAACTGTCACACTAGCGCTGGCTGTGATCCAAGCTACTTGTATTGTAGTGCCAATCATGCTAGCAGTGTCAGCTATAACAGTTGGAGTAATAGTACCCAAATATTTAAGAAGTGCAATGGTACTGATAGTGCTGCTGATGCTTTCAACTTTGGTATCTATCAGCAAGCGTTGGTCTCTGGAATACTTGTTCCAGGAAACTTTGTCTCTAAACTTTGTTATTGCTTCTGGTGGGGATTGCAAAACCTAAG TACCCTTGGCCAAGGGTTTGTAACAAGCACATATCCCTGGGAGGTGTTATTCTCTATTGCTATATGCATCCTTGGACTAATCCTGTTTGCGCTCCTCATCGGTAACATGCAG ACCTACCTTCAATCAGTTGCTATACGCCTTGAAGAGATGAGAGTTAAAAAACGAGATGCTGAGAGGTGGATGCATCACCGTTCACTGCCACCGCAAATCAGAGAACGAGTAAGGCGATATGAACGGTACAGGTGGTTGGAGACCAGAGGAGTAGATGAAGAAAATTTGGTTCAAACCCTTCCAAAAGATCTTAGGAGGGACATCAAACGCCATCTCTGTTTGGGTTTGGTGAAAAGG GTACCTTTGTTTGAGAATATGGATGAAAGATTGCTAGATGCAATATGCGAGCGCTTAAGGCCTGCACTCTACACCGAGCACGAATACATTTTGAGGGAAGGTGATCCAGTGGACGAGATGCAGTTTATTCTACACGGCTGTTTGGAGAGTATGACCACTGATGGGGGACGGAGTGGGTTCTTCAACAAGGTCCAGCTAAAGGAGGGTGATTTCTGTGGCGAGGAGTTACTCACGTGGGCATTGGATCCCAAGTCTGCTGCCAATTTCCCATCTTCGACCCGTACAGTGAAAGCTCTAAGTGAGGTTGAGGCATTCTCCTTGCGCGCCGATGAACTGAAATTCGTGGCCAGCCAGTTCAGGAGACTCCACAGTAGGCAGGTTCAGCACACGTTCCGGTTCTACTCGCAGCAGTGGAGGACCTGGGGTGCCTGCTTCGTTCAGGCGGCTTGGCGCCGCTACTACAAGAGGAAGATGGCGGAGCAGCGTCGCAGGGAAGAAGAGGCGGCGAACCGCCAGAGCAGTAGCAGTGGCCCTAGCCTGGGAGCAACCATCTACGCGTCTCGGTTCGCAGCCAATGCCCTCCGGGGAGTTCACCGGCTTAGGAACAAGACTGTTCCCACCATTGTGAGATTGCCAAAGCCTCCGGAACCAGATTTTGGAGTCGAGGATGCTGACTAA